One window of Litorilinea aerophila genomic DNA carries:
- a CDS encoding ArnT family glycosyltransferase, protein MQSSAGAILLFSINALGFLLINLFYFSPHFRIHQQEPDCLLRLFISLVSLVILVGWIATSLAMLGIYELKWVAISLLAINGGFISIVLSRRLVQPGVKTTAEIPWHSPWRKLSANFCRDLLAVRFQCKGNWNELALTILVLISAGLYLHPHEYVLGGNDAGSYINIAAATARTGTYLQRDEWNLFLAEHGAATLRTQPRPMLTRHLQFVGWYIDDEDPAISRPQFFPYHPSLLSIAMSIGGVRAGFYVTPLVAILGIVALYLLARQLFNEWVALLAASFLTITSTQIFFARYPTTEPLTMLLLFAGFLAFQVLWDEATPSPLWGAFGGAALGSALLTRIDLPLVLAMVMAGLIWLAWQRRWHLGWSAFALVLLAFALQMFLIIWFFTWPYFWNTYRAVYGLVIRSSWLLIGTALSALVVCLAALLLGPRRFQDRLQRLKHSASVRWILGVGIIALSLYAYFLRPILEPTRIITSWPGNVEVPLLNGQNWLRMGWYITPLGIALATIGLAMILIRERLARLTIVLGIGVLTTVQYVYNIMNMPYHIYTMRRYVPIVIPMLWICAAYAIVALPRFFRPWMTLAVRGILVAALVGGLVYQDRYVVRARDYAGSLTQLYELHQQLQTDAILLFAEPGESTFSDAFGVPLHSIFGHPIATIRTGNRASEEDTSAASLQHERAVVEFLEALLMRAKAQKRPVQLLAVDPIPATVRNHLTLQPSGYYDFTTQMLMNTFDAFPSVTQTIHYGIEIYDVAPPDSMQLAQESITVDIGSMDGAYLDDGFWGKEYIPGAPSMRWTQAVATLTLPLPAPSDGPGWEIQIRAMIYRPDGIEPTDVIVRAGNHTIGSFIPTEEWTTYTFQVEATDLESPDSIQLQFIATPFVPAELGLNNDQRQLGFLLDWIKITPSTWTR, encoded by the coding sequence ATGCAATCTTCTGCCGGTGCAATTCTCCTTTTTTCCATTAACGCCCTTGGTTTCCTGTTAATCAATCTTTTCTATTTCAGCCCACACTTTAGGATCCATCAGCAGGAGCCGGACTGTCTTCTAAGACTCTTCATCTCTCTTGTAAGCCTAGTGATTCTAGTGGGTTGGATCGCCACTAGTTTGGCGATGCTCGGGATATACGAGTTGAAATGGGTAGCCATTAGTCTGCTGGCGATTAATGGAGGCTTCATTAGCATTGTCCTTTCACGAAGGCTAGTACAGCCTGGCGTAAAGACCACGGCAGAAATTCCGTGGCACTCCCCCTGGAGGAAACTATCGGCAAATTTCTGCCGGGATTTACTAGCTGTTCGGTTTCAGTGCAAGGGAAATTGGAATGAACTGGCTCTTACGATCCTTGTACTGATTAGCGCGGGCTTGTATCTACATCCACATGAGTATGTATTGGGCGGCAACGATGCAGGCAGCTATATTAACATTGCAGCCGCAACGGCCCGCACCGGCACTTATTTACAAAGAGATGAGTGGAACCTGTTTCTGGCGGAACATGGGGCAGCGACATTGCGCACACAGCCTCGACCGATGCTTACCCGACACTTACAGTTTGTCGGCTGGTACATCGATGACGAAGATCCGGCGATATCTAGACCCCAATTCTTCCCATATCATCCCAGCCTCCTGAGCATTGCGATGAGTATAGGCGGTGTACGAGCAGGCTTCTATGTTACCCCGCTCGTCGCCATTTTAGGGATTGTCGCCCTCTATCTCTTGGCACGCCAATTATTTAACGAATGGGTTGCATTGCTTGCGGCGTCTTTTCTAACTATCACCAGCACGCAGATTTTCTTTGCACGCTACCCGACTACCGAACCGCTCACCATGCTGCTGCTGTTCGCAGGATTTCTAGCTTTTCAAGTGCTCTGGGATGAGGCGACACCTTCGCCGCTGTGGGGCGCTTTCGGCGGCGCTGCTTTAGGGAGCGCGCTGCTAACGCGCATCGATCTGCCTTTAGTGCTGGCGATGGTGATGGCAGGTCTCATTTGGCTAGCCTGGCAACGACGTTGGCATTTAGGATGGAGCGCCTTCGCGTTAGTTTTGTTGGCCTTTGCTTTACAGATGTTCTTGATCATTTGGTTCTTTACATGGCCATATTTTTGGAATACCTACCGAGCAGTATATGGACTGGTCATTCGTTCCTCATGGCTCCTCATAGGAACCGCCCTGAGTGCCTTGGTAGTGTGCCTAGCCGCTCTTCTCTTGGGCCCTCGCCGGTTTCAAGACCGGCTTCAACGGCTGAAACATTCGGCATCTGTCCGATGGATATTAGGGGTGGGCATTATCGCATTAAGCCTTTATGCTTACTTTTTACGACCGATCTTGGAACCAACTCGCATTATCACTTCCTGGCCAGGCAATGTTGAAGTTCCATTGTTAAATGGACAAAACTGGCTGCGCATGGGGTGGTATATAACGCCACTAGGCATTGCACTGGCAACTATAGGGCTGGCCATGATCCTTATACGAGAGCGGCTGGCACGGCTGACTATTGTGCTCGGCATCGGCGTGCTTACCACTGTTCAATATGTCTATAACATCATGAATATGCCTTATCATATCTACACCATGCGCCGTTACGTGCCAATTGTTATCCCGATGTTATGGATATGCGCCGCCTACGCCATCGTGGCGCTTCCTCGATTCTTCAGGCCATGGATGACGCTCGCCGTTCGTGGGATTCTGGTTGCAGCGTTGGTCGGCGGCCTCGTTTACCAGGATCGCTATGTTGTCAGGGCGCGTGATTACGCAGGTTCCCTCACACAACTATATGAACTTCACCAGCAACTGCAAACCGATGCTATCCTTTTATTTGCTGAACCAGGCGAAAGCACCTTCTCCGATGCATTCGGTGTCCCCTTGCATTCAATTTTCGGCCATCCTATTGCAACGATACGCACCGGCAATCGCGCTTCAGAGGAGGATACTTCAGCCGCGTCGTTGCAGCACGAACGAGCAGTGGTGGAATTTCTAGAAGCGCTTTTAATGCGGGCCAAAGCACAAAAACGCCCAGTTCAACTGTTAGCAGTCGATCCAATCCCGGCCACGGTGCGCAATCACCTGACGTTGCAACCGTCGGGTTATTATGATTTTACGACTCAAATGCTGATGAATACTTTCGATGCCTTTCCCTCGGTGACCCAGACGATTCATTATGGAATCGAAATCTATGATGTAGCCCCACCGGATAGCATGCAGCTGGCGCAGGAGAGTATTACGGTCGATATCGGCTCAATGGACGGAGCATATCTAGACGATGGCTTCTGGGGCAAGGAGTACATACCAGGAGCACCCTCCATGCGTTGGACCCAAGCTGTTGCTACTTTAACGCTCCCACTCCCTGCTCCATCCGATGGACCAGGCTGGGAAATTCAAATTCGTGCAATGATCTATCGACCAGACGGTATTGAACCCACCGATGTGATTGTGCGCGCAGGCAATCATACCATCGGGAGCTTCATCCCTACCGAAGAATGGACAACGTATACTTTTCAAGTGGAAGCGACTGATCTCGAATCGCCGGATTCAATACAACTGCAGTTTATTGCCACCCCTTTTGTTCCTGCCGAGTTGGGTCTCAACAATGATCAACGTCAACTTGGATTCTTGTTGGACTGGATAAAAATCACACCATCCACCTGGACGCGCTAA
- a CDS encoding ABC transporter ATP-binding protein codes for MKIIPQSPTYDQPLIEVVNVSKRFRLQREYQRSFQDLFIRLWKRQRSEVEYFWPLRDISLQIYPGDSIGILGQNGSGKSTLLKVITGVLPPTSGYVCTNGRIASLLELGAGFHPDLTGRENVFLNGSIYGMDRATIRRKLDQIIEFAELGDFIDTPVKHYSSGMYVRLGFSVAIHTSPDVLIIDEVLTVGDQIFQQKCLQRIYEMKAAGVAIVLVSHNLEDIRRLCDRAIWLQNGLVRADGPANDIVDDYLAYTNELYYARRRAEQAATTTKTQEDPTPSEQRRWGTHQAEIIRVELCNEQGKAVDQFQQGATLCVRIYYKCHERILRPTFGLAIYRQDGTHVNGPNSVDEGYHIEAIEDYGMMEYRIDSLPLNPGRYELTVAIYNRNSTIAIDHHHRMYPFEVLQPRGRAEEGVVHIPATWRHVSSIEPALTTEIL; via the coding sequence ATGAAGATTATTCCCCAGAGTCCAACGTATGATCAACCACTCATTGAAGTTGTCAATGTTTCTAAACGTTTTCGACTACAGCGTGAATATCAGCGCTCATTTCAAGATCTATTTATCCGTCTCTGGAAACGACAGCGGAGCGAGGTGGAGTACTTTTGGCCACTACGCGATATATCTTTGCAAATCTACCCAGGGGATAGCATCGGCATCCTAGGGCAAAATGGATCGGGTAAAAGCACGTTACTCAAGGTCATCACGGGGGTATTACCACCCACCAGTGGCTACGTATGCACAAATGGACGCATCGCCTCCCTATTGGAACTTGGAGCAGGCTTTCATCCAGATTTAACAGGACGAGAAAATGTATTCTTAAATGGTTCGATTTATGGCATGGATCGAGCGACGATCCGTCGCAAACTGGATCAGATCATTGAATTTGCCGAGCTCGGCGATTTTATTGATACACCCGTTAAACATTATTCATCTGGCATGTATGTCCGGCTAGGATTTTCTGTCGCGATCCATACTTCTCCGGATGTCTTAATCATCGATGAAGTGCTTACTGTTGGAGATCAGATTTTCCAACAAAAGTGTCTCCAACGTATTTACGAAATGAAAGCAGCCGGGGTTGCCATTGTTCTGGTCTCTCATAATCTAGAAGACATCCGACGCCTGTGCGATCGGGCCATCTGGCTGCAGAATGGGCTCGTTCGCGCGGATGGACCGGCCAATGACATTGTTGACGATTACCTGGCCTATACAAACGAACTCTATTATGCCAGACGCCGTGCAGAACAAGCTGCAACGACAACGAAAACACAAGAAGATCCCACACCTTCAGAGCAGCGACGATGGGGAACCCATCAGGCAGAAATTATTCGCGTCGAATTATGCAATGAGCAGGGGAAAGCGGTGGACCAGTTCCAGCAGGGTGCCACCCTTTGTGTGCGTATTTACTACAAATGCCACGAACGTATCCTTCGACCTACCTTTGGCCTGGCCATCTACCGGCAAGATGGCACGCATGTGAATGGCCCTAATTCGGTTGATGAAGGGTATCACATTGAGGCCATTGAGGACTATGGCATGATGGAGTATCGGATCGATTCTCTGCCGCTCAATCCAGGTCGGTATGAATTGACGGTAGCCATTTACAATCGAAACTCCACAATAGCCATTGACCATCATCATCGCATGTATCCATTTGAGGTCCTCCAGCCTCGTGGACGTGCTGAAGAAGGGGTTGTTCACATCCCTGCTACCTGGCGCCATGTTTCATCCATCGAGCCAGCTCTAACCACAGAAATATTGTGA
- a CDS encoding glycoside hydrolase family protein, translating into MFLRTSPKGKKLATLCSGLSLAVILLFSMPSPAGSMAQAPAEPLCRFGVNHHGEVSLTSIQVESLNAGYFIDYRANTAEKPASMQQLRMVRLRQPDKSRTDYIVSPDPSTIVTLAQSNPGSFWLIGNEPDRQIYQDDLTPAAYARAYHELRQIIKTADPTAILVAGNIVQASPIRLKYLDLVLAAYRDAYGTKMEVDAWGIHTFILNEQPGQWGADIPRGVSPEGGWVLGTHQNADFTLFQQQVLAFRNWMYYNGYRNKPLYITEYGVLMPDAPGYGSFSPEDVSNYMVRTFDYLLNTRDLKLGYPADDYRLVQHFSWYSINHKAKLVNGQWEGFNGYLFDPDTGNSRTPMGDTYADYTTQLNSEIDFLISDLRISPAAPLANNGPVTATIQIHIGNAGNTVSAKNFTLRLYLGDPGQGGTLLSGGEFSGTLKGCGDKQVIEYVWPNVNPAKYEIFAIIDPAPGASDVKPSNNQLKRTFFFATDQLYLPLVQQD; encoded by the coding sequence GTGTTTCTCCGCACATCGCCGAAAGGCAAAAAGCTGGCAACCCTCTGCTCTGGACTTTCGCTGGCAGTGATTCTACTCTTTTCCATGCCCAGCCCAGCTGGCTCAATGGCGCAAGCACCAGCAGAACCGCTGTGCCGATTTGGCGTTAATCATCATGGCGAAGTGAGTTTGACATCCATTCAAGTGGAGTCATTAAATGCAGGATACTTTATTGACTATCGGGCAAATACAGCTGAAAAACCTGCCTCTATGCAACAATTGCGCATGGTACGTTTAAGGCAGCCGGACAAGAGCAGAACCGATTACATTGTGAGCCCCGATCCATCTACTATTGTGACATTGGCACAGTCCAACCCAGGCTCATTCTGGTTAATCGGCAACGAACCCGATCGACAAATCTACCAGGACGACTTAACACCTGCGGCATATGCACGGGCCTATCACGAACTTCGCCAGATCATCAAAACGGCCGACCCGACGGCCATCCTGGTTGCTGGAAATATCGTGCAGGCCAGTCCAATACGTTTAAAATACCTTGATTTAGTCTTGGCTGCCTACCGAGACGCTTACGGGACTAAAATGGAGGTAGATGCTTGGGGAATTCATACATTTATTTTAAATGAACAACCTGGACAGTGGGGAGCTGATATCCCTCGTGGAGTTTCACCAGAAGGCGGCTGGGTATTGGGAACACATCAAAACGCTGATTTTACCCTGTTCCAACAACAGGTGCTCGCCTTCCGTAACTGGATGTATTATAACGGCTACCGCAACAAGCCACTTTATATTACCGAATATGGCGTCCTGATGCCGGATGCTCCTGGGTATGGCTCATTTTCGCCAGAAGACGTCAGTAATTATATGGTGCGCACCTTTGATTATCTATTGAATACGAGAGACTTAAAATTGGGATATCCGGCTGATGATTATCGGCTGGTACAACATTTTTCTTGGTACAGTATTAACCACAAAGCTAAACTGGTAAACGGTCAATGGGAAGGGTTTAACGGCTATCTTTTCGATCCTGACACAGGAAATTCACGCACCCCCATGGGTGACACCTATGCCGACTACACCACACAGTTGAACAGTGAAATCGATTTTTTGATTTCAGACTTACGCATATCCCCCGCAGCTCCACTGGCAAACAACGGACCAGTCACAGCCACTATACAAATTCATATTGGCAACGCAGGCAATACAGTTTCTGCGAAAAACTTCACCTTGCGGCTTTATCTGGGTGATCCAGGCCAGGGGGGGACGTTGTTAAGCGGAGGCGAGTTCTCAGGAACCCTTAAGGGATGCGGAGATAAACAGGTCATTGAGTACGTTTGGCCTAATGTAAACCCGGCGAAATACGAAATCTTTGCCATTATTGATCCCGCCCCCGGCGCCAGCGACGTGAAGCCATCCAACAACCAGTTAAAGCGAACTTTCTTTTTTGCCACGGATCAGCTTTACCTGCCCTTAGTACAGCAAGACTAA